In one Halorubrum sp. CBA1229 genomic region, the following are encoded:
- a CDS encoding VOC family protein, protein MSTPEVTAERPDSVLHATGWDHVTLIGSNADDTVAFYRDVLGLPLVVRQPNLDREAVEHLFFDAGDGRLVTFFVDESRDSAETQNPGIGGVHHLAFGVEPEELPTIRERLLDAGHEVSEFDRGAFHSLYTHDHNGLVIELAADKFDLPDDRRGEVLAHAQAARVAAGDEYVATEHLEAALEELGLPVERYDLPDAPTGRDF, encoded by the coding sequence ATGTCGACACCCGAGGTCACGGCGGAGCGGCCGGATAGCGTGCTGCACGCGACCGGCTGGGACCACGTCACCCTGATCGGGAGCAACGCCGACGACACGGTCGCCTTCTACCGCGACGTCCTCGGGCTGCCCCTCGTCGTCAGGCAGCCCAACCTCGACCGCGAGGCGGTCGAACACCTCTTCTTCGACGCGGGCGACGGGCGGTTGGTCACCTTCTTCGTCGACGAGTCGCGGGACTCCGCGGAGACGCAGAACCCGGGGATCGGTGGGGTCCACCACCTCGCGTTCGGCGTCGAGCCAGAGGAGCTCCCGACGATCCGCGAGCGCCTGCTCGACGCCGGCCACGAGGTGAGCGAGTTCGACCGCGGCGCCTTCCACTCGCTGTACACCCACGACCACAACGGGCTCGTGATCGAGCTCGCCGCCGACAAGTTCGACCTCCCGGACGACCGGAGGGGCGAGGTGCTCGCTCACGCGCAGGCGGCCCGCGTCGCCGCCGGCGACGAGTACGTCGCGACCGAACACTTGGAGGCCGCCCTCGAGGAGCTCGGGCTCCCGGTGGAGCGGTACGACCTCCCCGACGCCCCGACCGGGCGGGATTTCTGA
- a CDS encoding sensor domain-containing protein has translation MVSLRQPSGIPVVGVLVDGRTYRHLLYLLLSVPLGFVYSTLFTFGVAFGLLLSVALVGVVILLATLIGSRLVAGFERWLANALLGTGLSRPDDLVDAQGALAGVKKYVDARSTWAGLGFLSLKFWVSLFAFVPLVLLANALPLVAAPLRYPYTAGFGEVNGEPVTWAIDTLPEALVALPLGVVGVLLALHLTNLVAYAARQMAVALLGRRETGSASGPEGDGAPAGAGDAGDADGEFDFVDDPAPADRDPDNREPDDRGDDDRGDDGD, from the coding sequence ATGGTCTCCCTCCGTCAGCCCTCCGGTATTCCGGTCGTCGGCGTCCTCGTCGACGGCCGAACGTACAGGCACCTGTTGTACCTCCTGCTCTCGGTCCCGCTCGGGTTCGTCTACTCGACGCTGTTCACGTTCGGCGTCGCGTTCGGGCTCCTCCTCTCCGTCGCCCTCGTCGGGGTCGTAATCCTGCTGGCGACCCTGATCGGCTCCCGACTGGTCGCCGGCTTCGAGCGGTGGCTCGCGAACGCGCTGCTCGGCACGGGGCTGTCCCGGCCCGACGATCTCGTCGACGCCCAAGGCGCGCTCGCGGGCGTCAAGAAGTACGTCGACGCCCGCTCGACGTGGGCGGGGCTCGGGTTCCTCTCGCTGAAGTTCTGGGTGAGCCTCTTCGCGTTCGTTCCCCTCGTCCTGTTGGCGAACGCGCTCCCGCTGGTCGCCGCGCCGCTCCGGTACCCGTACACGGCCGGCTTCGGCGAGGTCAACGGCGAACCCGTGACGTGGGCGATCGACACGCTCCCGGAGGCGCTGGTCGCGCTCCCGCTCGGGGTCGTCGGCGTTCTCCTCGCGCTCCACCTCACGAACCTCGTCGCCTACGCGGCCCGGCAGATGGCCGTCGCGCTGCTCGGCCGCCGAGAGACCGGGTCGGCTTCGGGACCGGAGGGCGACGGCGCGCCCGCCGGCGCCGGAGACGCGGGTGACGCCGACGGCGAGTTCGACTTCGTGGACGATCCAGCCCCCGCCGACCGCGACCCCGACAACCGCGAGCCCGACGACCGCGGCGACGACGACCGCGGCGACGACGGCGATTGA
- a CDS encoding alpha/beta fold hydrolase, with protein MQAKSHGSQRAAPSTETCPLSDGRTLAYAVAGDEDGTPVVAHHGTPGSRLFASLLADAAAEAGVRLVVPDRPGYGRSSPPSEDRSWRDWRGDLAALLDAESVDQAGVVGFSGGGPFALAAGANDRVRRVGLVSAVVPPADVGLVRLSRIPLAVRVLFRLSSAYASVAGPDAVVGQYTDREVSAAVSQAVAADFHEALRRGARAVARENRWFGSEWPGIGRPSAAVRAWHGTRDENAPLSGVRDLATDSDATLVTAETDHLGTLLDRRSEVLRWAGDT; from the coding sequence ATGCAAGCGAAGTCTCACGGATCGCAGCGCGCCGCGCCGTCGACGGAGACGTGTCCGCTCTCGGACGGCCGGACGCTCGCTTACGCCGTCGCCGGGGACGAGGACGGGACGCCGGTCGTCGCACACCACGGGACTCCGGGCTCCCGGCTGTTCGCGTCGCTCCTCGCCGACGCGGCCGCCGAGGCGGGCGTTCGGCTCGTGGTTCCGGACCGACCGGGGTACGGCCGCTCGTCGCCCCCGTCGGAAGACCGGAGCTGGCGCGACTGGCGGGGCGATCTCGCGGCGCTTCTGGACGCCGAATCGGTCGACCAGGCCGGTGTCGTGGGGTTCTCCGGCGGCGGCCCCTTCGCGCTCGCGGCCGGAGCGAACGACCGCGTGCGCCGCGTCGGACTGGTCAGCGCGGTCGTTCCGCCGGCCGACGTCGGCCTCGTGCGGCTGTCCCGGATCCCCCTCGCCGTCCGCGTCCTCTTCCGGCTGTCGAGCGCCTACGCGTCGGTCGCCGGCCCGGACGCGGTCGTCGGTCAGTACACCGACCGGGAGGTGTCGGCGGCGGTCTCGCAGGCGGTCGCCGCCGACTTTCACGAGGCCCTGCGGCGGGGAGCGCGGGCGGTCGCCCGAGAGAACCGGTGGTTCGGGAGCGAGTGGCCGGGGATCGGTCGGCCGTCGGCCGCCGTCCGCGCGTGGCACGGGACCCGCGACGAGAACGCGCCGCTGTCGGGCGTCCGGGACCTCGCGACCGATAGCGACGCGACCCTCGTCACCGCCGAGACCGACCACCTCGGGACGCTGCTCGACCGCCGAAGCGAGGTGTTGCGTTGGGCCGGCGACACGTAG
- a CDS encoding PAS domain-containing protein, with protein MSRRSDVLDVLACDEGDLRGALRALLAGHRAALGDGPEDGVERAAAAERLRLDPHRLPRSPSAAAPPAAVTDSDDLTDRDRRLIERVRLLDDAPLGVTLCGPAYRDTPILYANRTFRDRTGYSLAELRGRNPRLLQGPKTGDAAVDALREAVSIWEPVTVEVWNHRRDGTPFLNRVSLRPLPGDDGTITHWAAVQEPVERPNDRG; from the coding sequence GTGAGCCGCAGATCGGATGTTCTCGATGTTCTCGCGTGCGACGAGGGCGACCTCCGGGGCGCGCTTCGGGCCCTCCTCGCCGGTCACCGGGCGGCGCTCGGTGACGGCCCGGAAGACGGCGTCGAACGGGCCGCCGCCGCAGAGCGTCTTCGACTCGACCCCCATCGACTCCCGCGCTCGCCCTCGGCGGCCGCCCCGCCCGCCGCGGTGACCGACTCCGACGACCTCACCGACCGGGACCGACGCCTGATCGAGCGCGTTCGGCTCCTCGACGACGCGCCGCTGGGGGTCACGCTCTGCGGGCCGGCGTACCGCGACACCCCGATCCTGTACGCGAACCGGACGTTCCGCGACCGCACCGGCTACTCGCTCGCGGAGCTTCGCGGCCGCAACCCGCGACTGCTGCAGGGACCGAAGACGGGCGACGCCGCGGTCGACGCCCTCCGCGAGGCGGTGTCGATCTGGGAGCCGGTGACGGTGGAGGTGTGGAACCACCGGCGCGACGGGACTCCGTTTTTAAATCGCGTCTCGCTTCGGCCGCTGCCCGGCGACGACGGGACGATCACGCACTGGGCCGCCGTGCAGGAGCCAGTCGAACGGCCGAACGACAGGGGGTGA
- the crtI gene encoding phytoene desaturase family protein: MSPRSRDDERLAGADIAVVGAGFGGLSAAAYLADAGADVTVFERNEHPGGYAGRIERDGFRIDTGPSWYLMPEVFDRFFERFGRSTDEFYELTELDPLYEVVWKDGDRATMPADREGQKALFESYESGAGDRLDAYLDDAAEAYELGMDRFVYPSRSRLRDMVDADVLRSGRALPKLRTMDDHVGDYFDHEKLRQIAEYKLVFLGGSPYNTPAIYTLMSHVDMNLGVYHPTGGIASVVDGMAALATDLGAEIRTGTPVTAIEPSVAAAGPKFEVGAGGANARFDRVVANAAPPHVERDLLPDEYARREAYWESRTYAPSAFLMYFGVEGDVDLDHHALVLPTDWRPHFERIFDDPAWPEDPAYYVHVPSKTDPEAAPEDHEAVFVLVPLAPGLDDDPETRERFRDLVLDDLAEHAGVDFRDRIVFEETASVSDFRERFNAPRGTALALSHTLGQTGPLRPAHRAPGVEGLYYVGAYTNPGIGMPMCLLSGEHVAEAVIEDAAGDGVLPSVVPTSTLR, translated from the coding sequence ATGAGCCCTCGCTCACGCGACGACGAGCGCCTCGCCGGAGCGGATATCGCGGTCGTCGGCGCCGGGTTCGGCGGCCTCTCCGCGGCCGCGTACCTCGCCGACGCCGGCGCGGACGTGACGGTGTTCGAGCGCAACGAGCATCCGGGGGGGTACGCCGGCCGGATCGAGCGCGACGGCTTCCGGATCGACACCGGCCCCTCGTGGTACCTCATGCCGGAGGTGTTCGACCGCTTCTTCGAGCGGTTCGGGCGGTCGACCGACGAGTTCTACGAGCTGACCGAGCTCGACCCCCTCTACGAGGTCGTCTGGAAGGACGGCGACCGCGCGACGATGCCGGCCGACCGAGAGGGGCAGAAGGCGCTGTTCGAGTCGTACGAATCGGGCGCCGGCGACCGGCTCGACGCGTACCTCGACGACGCCGCGGAGGCGTACGAGCTCGGGATGGACCGGTTCGTCTACCCGAGCCGCTCGCGGCTCCGCGACATGGTCGACGCGGACGTGTTGCGGTCGGGGCGCGCGCTCCCGAAGCTCCGGACGATGGACGACCACGTCGGCGACTACTTCGACCACGAGAAGCTGCGGCAGATCGCGGAGTACAAGCTCGTCTTCCTCGGCGGGTCGCCGTACAACACGCCGGCGATCTACACGCTGATGAGTCACGTCGACATGAACCTCGGCGTCTACCATCCGACCGGGGGCATCGCGAGCGTCGTCGACGGGATGGCGGCGCTCGCGACCGACCTCGGCGCCGAGATCCGCACGGGGACGCCGGTGACCGCGATCGAGCCCTCGGTCGCGGCGGCGGGGCCGAAGTTCGAGGTGGGCGCCGGGGGGGCGAACGCGCGGTTCGACCGCGTCGTCGCGAACGCGGCGCCGCCCCACGTCGAGCGCGACCTCCTCCCTGACGAGTACGCGCGCCGGGAGGCGTACTGGGAGTCGCGGACGTACGCTCCCTCCGCGTTCCTCATGTACTTCGGCGTCGAGGGCGACGTCGACCTCGACCACCACGCGCTCGTGTTACCGACCGACTGGCGGCCCCACTTCGAGCGGATCTTCGACGACCCGGCGTGGCCCGAGGACCCGGCGTACTACGTCCACGTCCCCTCGAAGACGGACCCGGAGGCGGCACCCGAGGATCACGAGGCCGTGTTCGTCCTCGTTCCGCTGGCCCCCGGACTCGACGACGACCCCGAGACCCGCGAGCGCTTCCGCGACCTGGTGCTCGACGACCTGGCCGAGCACGCCGGCGTCGACTTCCGCGACCGGATCGTCTTCGAGGAGACCGCGTCAGTCTCCGACTTCCGCGAGCGGTTCAACGCCCCGCGGGGCACCGCGCTCGCGCTCTCGCACACGCTCGGGCAGACCGGGCCGCTCCGGCCGGCGCACCGGGCGCCGGGCGTCGAGGGGCTCTACTACGTCGGCGCGTACACGAACCCCGGGATCGGGATGCCGATGTGCCTGCTCAGCGGCGAGCACGTCGCCGAGGCCGTGATCGAGGACGCCGCCGGCGACGGCGTGCTCCCGTCCGTGGTGCCGACGTCGACGCTGCGGTGA
- the purN gene encoding phosphoribosylglycinamide formyltransferase → MKIAGLASNRGRNLRHIADVAPGGAELSVVLTNREQAPVLEAATERRIPTEVVEREEGESRASHERRILDRLADYDFDLVCLDGYMRVLTDEFLDAAPTTLNVHPSLLPAFPGMDAHEQVLDAGVRTTGCTVHVVTEEIDDGPIVTQEPVPVYGDDDADSLKDRVLHDAEFTAYPRAVRWFAEGRVTVEREGGEDGDADGDGPVGEVTGVTVEGDAGGDFPERRFASEERADTLRYGENPHQDAALYADDGCEEASVVGADQLNPGAKGMGYNNYNDADAALNLVKEFEEPAAAVIKHTNPAGCATSDTLADAYDRALRTDAKSAFGGIVALNRECDADTATAVADSFKEVVVAPGYTDSALDVLREKGNLRVLDVGPLGEGVDRFSERFTEKPVVGGRLVQERDFQSPTVADLEIVTEREPTDEQLETMLFAWKTLKHVKSNGILFATGTETVGVGMGQVSRVDAVTLAAMKAEKDAEGKSAEGAVMASDAFFPFPDAVEEAAEAGIEAVIQPGGSVNDEDVIAAADEHDMAMAFTGSRCFRHD, encoded by the coding sequence ATGAAGATCGCCGGACTCGCGAGCAACCGGGGGCGGAACCTCAGACACATCGCCGACGTCGCGCCGGGCGGCGCGGAGCTGTCCGTTGTCCTGACGAACCGAGAGCAGGCGCCCGTGTTGGAGGCCGCGACGGAGCGACGTATCCCGACCGAGGTCGTCGAGCGGGAGGAGGGCGAGTCGCGCGCGTCCCACGAGCGACGGATCTTAGACCGGCTCGCCGACTACGACTTCGACCTGGTCTGCCTCGACGGGTACATGCGCGTGCTCACCGACGAGTTCCTCGACGCGGCGCCGACGACGCTGAACGTCCACCCCTCGCTGCTCCCGGCGTTCCCGGGCATGGACGCCCACGAGCAGGTGCTCGACGCCGGCGTCCGGACGACGGGCTGTACGGTCCACGTCGTCACCGAGGAGATCGACGACGGCCCGATCGTCACGCAGGAGCCGGTCCCCGTCTACGGCGACGACGACGCGGACTCGCTGAAAGACCGGGTGCTTCACGACGCGGAGTTCACGGCGTACCCGCGGGCGGTCCGGTGGTTCGCCGAGGGCCGCGTGACGGTCGAGCGCGAGGGCGGCGAGGACGGGGACGCCGACGGGGACGGACCGGTCGGCGAAGTGACCGGCGTGACCGTCGAGGGCGACGCCGGCGGCGACTTCCCGGAGCGCCGGTTCGCCTCCGAGGAGCGCGCCGACACGCTCCGTTACGGCGAGAACCCGCACCAGGACGCCGCGCTCTACGCGGACGACGGCTGCGAGGAGGCGAGCGTCGTCGGCGCCGACCAGTTGAACCCCGGCGCGAAGGGGATGGGGTACAACAACTACAACGACGCCGACGCGGCGCTGAACCTCGTGAAGGAGTTCGAGGAGCCCGCGGCCGCGGTGATCAAGCACACCAACCCCGCCGGCTGCGCGACGAGCGACACCCTCGCGGACGCGTACGACCGCGCGCTCCGCACCGACGCGAAGTCGGCGTTCGGCGGCATCGTCGCCCTGAACCGCGAGTGCGACGCCGACACCGCGACCGCGGTCGCCGACTCGTTCAAGGAGGTCGTCGTCGCGCCCGGCTACACCGACAGCGCGCTCGACGTGCTCCGCGAGAAGGGGAACCTCCGCGTGCTCGACGTCGGCCCGCTCGGCGAGGGCGTGGACCGCTTCTCCGAGCGGTTCACCGAGAAACCGGTCGTCGGCGGGCGACTCGTGCAGGAGCGGGACTTCCAGTCGCCGACCGTCGCGGACCTGGAGATCGTCACCGAGCGCGAACCAACCGACGAGCAGCTGGAGACGATGCTGTTCGCGTGGAAGACGCTCAAACACGTCAAGTCGAACGGCATCCTGTTCGCGACCGGCACCGAGACGGTCGGCGTCGGGATGGGGCAGGTGTCCCGCGTCGACGCCGTGACGCTCGCGGCGATGAAGGCCGAGAAGGACGCGGAGGGCAAGTCCGCGGAGGGCGCCGTGATGGCCTCTGACGCCTTCTTCCCGTTTCCGGACGCCGTCGAGGAGGCCGCCGAGGCCGGGATCGAGGCCGTGATCCAGCCGGGCGGCTCCGTCAACGACGAGGACGTGATCGCCGCCGCCGACGAGCACGACATGGCGATGGCGTTCACCGGCTCGCGCTGCTTCCGTCACGACTAA
- the rocF gene encoding arginase, with protein MTTVRIIGAPTDYGANRRGVDMGPSAIRYGGLADQLASASVDVVDAGDLAVPRAEERDPDADAPSAGKAKFLRETADVCRRLADEVGGTLADGAVPLALGGDHSIAIGSLAGSARDADIGAVWFDAHADLNTPSTTPSGNVHGMPLAAALGFDEFAGSEWANAPGLSPENVALVGLRSVDAAEVEVIRDRGFAAYTMSDIDERGITDVTEEAMATAGEGVDGVHVSLDLDWLDPKEAPGVGTPVRGGVTYREAHSAMEIVDEADSLRSMELVEVNPTLDQHNETAELATELAASAFGKRVL; from the coding sequence ATGACCACCGTCAGGATCATCGGCGCGCCGACCGACTACGGGGCGAACCGACGCGGCGTGGACATGGGGCCGTCGGCCATCCGGTACGGCGGGCTCGCCGACCAGCTCGCGAGCGCGAGCGTCGACGTCGTCGACGCGGGCGACCTCGCGGTTCCACGCGCGGAGGAGCGCGACCCGGACGCGGACGCGCCGAGCGCGGGGAAGGCGAAGTTCCTCCGGGAGACGGCCGACGTCTGCCGGCGCCTCGCGGACGAGGTGGGCGGGACGCTCGCCGACGGGGCGGTGCCGCTCGCGCTCGGCGGCGACCACTCCATCGCCATCGGCTCGCTCGCGGGGTCCGCGCGCGACGCGGACATCGGCGCGGTGTGGTTCGACGCCCACGCCGACCTCAACACGCCCTCGACGACGCCCTCCGGAAACGTCCACGGGATGCCGCTCGCGGCCGCGCTCGGCTTCGACGAGTTCGCGGGCTCCGAGTGGGCGAACGCGCCCGGGCTCTCCCCGGAGAACGTCGCCCTGGTCGGGCTCCGCTCCGTCGACGCGGCGGAGGTGGAGGTCATCCGCGACCGCGGCTTCGCGGCGTACACGATGTCCGACATCGACGAGCGCGGGATCACCGACGTCACCGAGGAGGCGATGGCGACCGCGGGCGAGGGCGTCGACGGGGTCCACGTCAGCCTCGACCTCGACTGGCTCGACCCCAAGGAGGCGCCCGGCGTCGGGACGCCGGTCCGCGGCGGGGTCACCTACCGGGAGGCCCACAGCGCGATGGAGATCGTCGACGAGGCCGACTCCCTCCGGTCGATGGAGCTCGTCGAGGTGAACCCGACGCTCGACCAGCACAACGAGACCGCCGAGCTCGCGACGGAGCTGGCGGCGAGCGCGTTCGGAAAGCGCGTGCTGTAG
- a CDS encoding zinc ribbon domain-containing protein, protein MPSDNDDETEYSVFGNEPSGEWADAEDDGRADPDSARTEGQHESLATGDGDGCPKCGSEETETDEIATSGTGLTKMFDVQNRAFVVVSCANCGYSELYKGQSKGNAIDFFVG, encoded by the coding sequence ATGCCCTCCGACAACGACGACGAGACCGAGTACTCCGTCTTCGGCAACGAACCGAGCGGCGAGTGGGCCGACGCGGAAGACGACGGTCGCGCGGACCCCGACTCGGCTCGAACCGAAGGACAGCACGAGTCGCTGGCGACCGGGGACGGCGACGGCTGCCCGAAGTGCGGTAGCGAGGAGACGGAGACCGACGAGATCGCGACGAGCGGGACCGGTCTCACCAAGATGTTCGACGTCCAGAACCGCGCGTTCGTCGTGGTCTCGTGCGCGAACTGCGGCTACTCGGAGCTTTATAAGGGACAGTCGAAGGGGAACGCCATCGACTTCTTCGTCGGCTGA
- a CDS encoding metal-dependent hydrolase, with product MVSSVVHAGFALLLAAGLLGEYYDRRALAVVLAIVVIPEADSVLGFVMPGAHRTVGHNLVLPAAAAALLYYDTRLRERSALRERLADRWIAVAWVGLFVHVFAHVPLDWVHLEGVNVFWPLRDRFYVLDGEVLLSTADGVVQTFVDLRVDPETGSRTVDAGGGGTTETVHVNNPVEPRDPDEVTDEPVERIFPVANAGWRLYLVGTGLFALAARRLQDRAPREDGA from the coding sequence ATGGTCTCGTCGGTCGTCCACGCCGGCTTCGCGCTGTTGCTCGCGGCCGGGCTGCTCGGCGAGTACTACGACCGGCGGGCGCTCGCCGTCGTGCTCGCGATCGTCGTGATCCCCGAGGCGGACAGCGTCCTCGGATTCGTTATGCCCGGAGCGCATCGGACGGTCGGACACAACCTCGTGTTGCCCGCGGCGGCGGCGGCGCTGCTCTACTACGACACCCGCCTCCGCGAGCGGTCCGCGCTCCGCGAGCGCCTCGCCGACCGGTGGATCGCGGTCGCGTGGGTCGGGCTGTTCGTCCACGTCTTCGCGCACGTCCCGCTCGACTGGGTCCACCTCGAGGGGGTGAACGTCTTCTGGCCGCTGCGGGACCGCTTCTACGTCCTCGACGGGGAGGTCCTGCTGTCGACCGCGGACGGGGTCGTCCAGACGTTCGTCGACCTGCGGGTCGACCCGGAGACCGGGAGCCGGACGGTGGACGCCGGCGGGGGCGGCACCACGGAGACCGTCCACGTCAACAACCCCGTCGAGCCGCGCGACCCCGACGAGGTGACCGACGAGCCGGTCGAGCGGATCTTCCCGGTTGCGAACGCCGGCTGGCGGCTCTACCTGGTCGGGACCGGGCTCTTCGCGCTGGCCGCGCGGCGGTTGCAGGATCGAGCGCCGCGGGAGGACGGGGCGTGA
- the purB gene encoding adenylosuccinate lyase — MTDHAISGLSRSDPLAAVSPLDGRYASRTAPLSPYASEAALMRARTRVEVEYLIELAALDATPIALDDDAEAGLRDVVEEFSAEDARLIKALEVEGAEGYAATNHDVKAVEYFLRVRLDGLDESGAIADAEALYPWIHFGLTSEDVNNLAHRLLLKPAVSEVLVPAVREVRDALVDLAQEHRETPMLARTHGQPATPTTFGKEMAVYASRLGRALGRVVVANGDLSGKLAGASGAYAAHDAAYPDVDWRAFSRSFVHGLDLEHTPLATQVNPCDDLAALFDALRGVNNVLLDLDLDAWLYVSDRYLGQRAVEGETGSSTMPHKVNPIDFENSEGNLSKANSDLTFLGDYVTSSRLQRDLSDSTVKRNVGAALAHCLIGYGKAESGLAKVVPNEAVMREELAATPEVIGEAVQTILRREGDTDAYERVKELTRGRSVTLEDFRELFADLDVDEDVREELRELTPAGYVGVADDLVDEIDE; from the coding sequence ATGACGGACCACGCCATCTCGGGCCTGTCGCGGTCGGACCCCCTCGCCGCCGTCTCGCCGCTGGACGGCCGATACGCCTCCCGCACCGCGCCGCTGTCGCCGTACGCGAGCGAGGCCGCGCTCATGCGCGCCCGGACCCGCGTCGAGGTCGAGTACCTGATCGAGCTGGCCGCGCTCGACGCGACCCCGATCGCGCTCGACGACGACGCCGAGGCGGGGCTGCGCGACGTCGTCGAGGAGTTCTCGGCCGAGGACGCGCGACTCATAAAGGCGCTCGAGGTCGAGGGCGCCGAGGGGTACGCCGCGACCAACCACGACGTGAAGGCGGTCGAGTACTTCCTCCGGGTGCGACTGGACGGGTTAGACGAGTCGGGAGCGATCGCCGACGCGGAGGCGCTGTACCCGTGGATCCACTTCGGGCTCACCAGCGAGGACGTCAACAACCTCGCGCACCGGCTCCTTCTCAAGCCCGCGGTGAGCGAAGTGCTCGTGCCCGCGGTCCGCGAGGTCCGGGACGCCCTCGTCGACCTCGCGCAGGAGCACCGGGAGACGCCGATGCTCGCGCGCACCCACGGCCAGCCCGCGACGCCGACGACGTTCGGCAAGGAGATGGCGGTGTACGCCTCGCGGCTCGGCCGCGCGCTCGGCCGCGTCGTCGTCGCGAACGGCGACCTCTCCGGGAAGCTGGCGGGCGCCTCGGGGGCGTACGCCGCCCACGACGCCGCCTACCCGGACGTCGACTGGCGGGCGTTCTCCCGGTCGTTCGTGCACGGCCTCGATCTGGAGCACACGCCGCTGGCGACGCAGGTGAACCCCTGCGACGACCTCGCGGCGCTGTTCGACGCGCTTCGCGGGGTCAACAACGTGCTCCTCGATCTGGACCTGGACGCGTGGCTCTACGTCTCCGACCGGTACCTCGGCCAGCGGGCGGTCGAGGGCGAGACCGGCTCCTCGACGATGCCGCACAAGGTGAACCCGATCGACTTCGAGAACAGCGAGGGGAACCTCTCGAAGGCGAACAGCGACCTCACCTTCCTCGGCGACTACGTGACGAGCTCGCGGCTCCAGCGCGACCTCTCCGACTCCACGGTCAAGCGCAACGTCGGCGCCGCCTTGGCGCACTGCCTCATCGGCTACGGGAAGGCCGAGAGCGGGCTCGCGAAGGTCGTCCCGAACGAGGCGGTGATGCGCGAGGAGCTGGCGGCGACCCCCGAGGTGATCGGCGAGGCCGTCCAGACGATCCTCCGGCGCGAGGGCGACACCGACGCCTACGAGCGCGTGAAGGAACTGACGCGGGGGCGGTCGGTGACGCTCGAGGACTTCCGCGAGCTGTTCGCCGACCTCGACGTCGACGAGGACGTGCGCGAGGAGCTGCGGGAGCTGACGCCGGCGGGATACGTCGGCGTCGCCGACGACCTCGTCGACGAGATCGACGAGTAG